The following are from one region of the Pleurodeles waltl isolate 20211129_DDA chromosome 4_1, aPleWal1.hap1.20221129, whole genome shotgun sequence genome:
- the LOC138287371 gene encoding zinc finger protein 717-like, with protein sequence MRSGIGFNLTMACMQDQSQLEDINSRKKCYKCTVCDNIFIYHSDLPLHQGTHSEENPYQYPEYQKCLFCKGSLTLHERTHSGETPYHCSECNKSFRRKFSLTLHERTHTGVKPYWCSECQKRFSCKNNLRKHERIHTGQRLYQCSECLGSFIYKTDLVRHKRIHTGQKPYQCSECLKRFSRKSTLTYHERIHTGEVYQCSECQKRFRLKSKLTLHERTHTGDNPYQCSECQQSFHQKCSLTLHERAHTGEKPYQCSECQKSFRLKNKLALHEKTHTGEKPYQCSECQKCFSRKSTLTYHERIHTGETYQCSECQRSFRLKSKLTLHERSHTGEKPYQSSKCPKHFSKKYQLTYHDRKHTGETLISSLNAERVPVTEPVSLTMREPKLGENLTSALNARNVSVIETFSLTMKDHALGKTVSIISKTDKKSITIIT encoded by the coding sequence ATGCGCTCTGGAATCGGGTTCAATCTTACCATGGCATGCATGCAAGACCAATCCCAACTTGAAGACATAAACTCAAGAAAGAAATGTTATAAGTGCACTGTATGTGATAACATCTTCATCTATCATTCCGATCTCCCTCtgcaccagggaacccactctgaaGAAAATCCTTACCAGTACCCTGAATACCagaaatgcttgttttgtaaaggCAGTCTTACACTACATGAGAGAACCCACTCTGGGGAAACACCTTATCACTGCTCTGAATGCAATAAAAGCTTCAGGCGTAAATTCAGTCTCACACTACATGAGCGAACTCACACGGGGGTAAAACCGTATTGGTGTTCTGAATGCCAAAAAAGATTCAGTTGTAAAAACAATCTCAGGAAACATGAGAGGATCCACACTGGACAAAGACTTTATCAGTGCTCTGAGTGCCTGGGTAGCTTTATTTATAAAACTGATCTTGTTCGTCACAAGAGAATACACACGGGgcaaaaaccttatcagtgctcaGAATGCCTGAAACGCTTTAGCCGTAAATCCACTCTCACTTATCATGAGAGAATCCACACTGGGGAAGTTTATCAGTGCTCCGAATGCCAAAAAAGGTTTAGACTTAAAAGCAAACTCACACtacatgagagaactcacactggtGACAAtccttatcagtgctctgaatgccagcAAAGTTTCCATCAGAAATGTAGCCTCACTCTACATGAGAGAGCACACACCGGggaaaaaccttatcagtgctctgaatgccaaaAAAGCTTCAGACTCAAAAACAAACTTGCACTACATGAGAAAACCCACACTGGTgaaaaaccttatcagtgctcaGAATGCCAGAAATGCTTCAGCCGTAAATCCACCCTCACTTACCATGAGAGAATCCACACTGGGGAAACTTATCAGTGCTCAGAATGTCAAAGAAGCTTCAGACTTAAAAGCAAACTCACACTACATGAGAGAAGTCACACTGGTGAAAAACCTTATCAGAGCTCCAAATGCCCAAAACACTTCAGTAAGAAATATCAACTCACTTACCATGACAGAAAGCACACTGGGGAAACCCTTATCAGTTCTCTGAATGCCGAAAGAGTTCCAGTCACAGAGCCAGTCTCACTCACCATGAGGGAACCTAAACTGGGGGAAAACCTAACCAGTGCTCTGAATGCCAGGAATGTTTCAGTCATAGAGACATTCTCACTCACAATGAAAGATCACGCACTGGGGAAAACCGTATCAATTATCTCAAAGACAGACAAAAAATCCATCACAATAATAACTTGA